In Granulicella mallensis MP5ACTX8, the sequence GTCATCTGAAGATCTGACTGCTCTTGCCGATGGTCTGTCATGATTGAGTCCTCTTTATCTTTTAGAGACGAATTGTCTATTTTCTATAGACGAAATGAGACGAATTTTCTAGCCGAAGGTGAAGGCGTACGCCTGAACGCCGGGAACGAGAAACTCGATGCGGAAGGTGCGGTCCTGGATGGCGCCCTGCTGGCGGATCAACTGGTAGAGACGATTGTCCGTCACCGTGCCGTAGCCTTCTGCGTCTGTGTCTACACCGTGGTCTGCGCCCGGGGCTTTGCCGTCCAGCGTGACGCGGAAGCGGATGGGTTTGCCGTCCTTTGCAGGCCCCAGAACGAGGTGCAGGTCACGCGCGTGGAAGCGGTAGAGAATGCTGCCTGCCGGGGCGAGAGACGTGGCGATCTGGCCTTCGTCGAGCCAGTTGCCCTCGAGCGCCCACTGATTTTTCTGGAGTTTGGCCGGGACTCGATAGAGCTGCACGTCGTCCTGATTAAACCCGTCGGGGGAGGCGAAGTTCTGCGCTCTCTCGTACCCGATGTAGGTCTCCGGAGACTGCGTGTCGTCTGAGGCTGCGGCCTCGGCTCCGGTGGCCGCTACCTGGGTGGCAGCGTCGGGAAGCGGCTTGTGGTTGGCCTCTTCGAGCAGGCCGCGAATCCACTTCTCCGACTCGTCGTAGTTGCCCTCGCCGAAGTGGTGATAGCGGACGTGGCCGGTGGCGTCGATGAAGTAGTGCGCGGGCCAGTATTGGTTGTTGAAGTTGCGCCAGATGCGATAGTCGTTATCCATCGCAACGGGGTAGAGGACGCCGAGGTCGCGAACAGCTTTCTGGACGTTGGCCTCGTCCTTCTCGAACGGGAACTCGGGGGTGTGGACGCCGATGACGACGAGGCCGTCGTCCTTGTACTTGGCGTACCAGGCCTTGATGTAGGGCAGGCTGCGGATGCAGTTGATGCAGGAGTAGGTCCAGAAGTCGACGAGAACGACCTTGCCGCGCAGGGACTCCGGCGTCAGCGGGGGAGAGTTGATCCACGCCGTCGCGCCGTTGATCTGGGAGAGGGCATCGCCGGTCATCTCGCTTGAGACGGGCGTGCCCTGCGGGTTGCGGGCCATCATCTGGTCGTTCTGGGGGTGAAAGCGGTCGACGAGCCGCTGCTCCAGGCCGGAGGTGCTGGCGAGCGAGAGGCGGGTGAGGACTCCGCGGTCGAGGCCGAAGGCCACGGCAACGACGCCGGCGAGGACGGCAACGCCGAGGATACGGCGAATCCACTCTTCCGCTCCCAGCGAGCGCTTCATCGCAGAGAAGACGCGACCGCCGGCGAGCAGCGCGAGGGTCAGGGAGGTGGCGGCTCCTGCGGCGTAGGCGAGGAGCAGAACGGTGGTGTGGGCGCTGGCTCCGCCGAGGGCAGCGCCGGTCAGGATCAGTCCGAGGATGGGACCGGCGCAGGGCGCCCAGAGCAGGCCCGTGCCGATGCCGAGCAGAAACGAGTTGGCGACACTGGGGCCTTCGCCGGAGGTCTGCGAGAGGCTGTTGCCGAGGCGAACGAAGGGGCGCGAGAGGCGCTCGGCGAGCGAGGAGAAGAGCAGCGTCAGGCCGAAGATTCCGAAGAGAACCAGGGCTGCCGCGCGGCCGAACTGGTTAGCGCGGATGGCCCAACCGCCTCCGACGGTGGCGAGGCTGGCGATCAGCGCAAAGGTGACGACCATGCCCGCCAGCAACGGAAGTCCGCTCTTACGAAAGGGCTGGTCGGAGCGCGCGAATACGAATGGAAGCACCGGCAGAATGCACGGGCTGAGAATGGTGAGAATGCCACCAAAGTACGCCAGTAGAAGTAAGAGCATGGGTTTCACCCATTCCTTTTGACCCTTCGCAAAGGAGAACTGCGGGGGGAGGGTCTTTCCTGTCCGCGGATATCTGACGCACCAACGCCCTCTTTGGTTACGGATCTGGGGGCGATTTGGTTTTCAGGAGGGGATCGCTAGGCGGGATGCTGCTCGATATAAGCTCCGACGATCTGTGCCGCTTCTTCAAGAAAATCGCGGTCCGCGTTGGTGAAGGCGGCGGAGTCATGGCTGTCGATGTCGATCTCGCCGATGACTTTCCCCTGGACGTAGATGGGGACGACGATCTCGGACTTAGTGTCGATGGAACAGGACAGATAGCGGGGGTCGGAGTGTACGTCATCGACGATGACGGTCTCGCCGGAGGCCACGGCTGCGCCGCAGATGCCCTCCGTTACGGGGATGCGTACGTGGGTCGTTGGCGCGCCTACGAACGGGCCGAGCACGAGGGTCTCGGGATCGTGGGGATCGAGCATGTAGAATCCGGTCCAGTTGTAGTAGGGGAGCCGTTGCGCGATGGCCGTGACGATGCCTTGCTGGAGGGGTTCGAGCGTTGGTGCGGT encodes:
- a CDS encoding cytochrome c biogenesis protein DipZ, encoding MLLLLLAYFGGILTILSPCILPVLPFVFARSDQPFRKSGLPLLAGMVVTFALIASLATVGGGWAIRANQFGRAAALVLFGIFGLTLLFSSLAERLSRPFVRLGNSLSQTSGEGPSVANSFLLGIGTGLLWAPCAGPILGLILTGAALGGASAHTTVLLLAYAAGAATSLTLALLAGGRVFSAMKRSLGAEEWIRRILGVAVLAGVVAVAFGLDRGVLTRLSLASTSGLEQRLVDRFHPQNDQMMARNPQGTPVSSEMTGDALSQINGATAWINSPPLTPESLRGKVVLVDFWTYSCINCIRSLPYIKAWYAKYKDDGLVVIGVHTPEFPFEKDEANVQKAVRDLGVLYPVAMDNDYRIWRNFNNQYWPAHYFIDATGHVRYHHFGEGNYDESEKWIRGLLEEANHKPLPDAATQVAATGAEAAASDDTQSPETYIGYERAQNFASPDGFNQDDVQLYRVPAKLQKNQWALEGNWLDEGQIATSLAPAGSILYRFHARDLHLVLGPAKDGKPIRFRVTLDGKAPGADHGVDTDAEGYGTVTDNRLYQLIRQQGAIQDRTFRIEFLVPGVQAYAFTFG
- a CDS encoding GAF domain-containing protein, producing MSTSGLTTEMLDLLSDIRQLAATAPTLEPLQQGIVTAIAQRLPYYNWTGFYMLDPHDPETLVLGPFVGAPTTHVRIPVTEGICGAAVASGETVIVDDVHSDPRYLSCSIDTKSEIVVPIYVQGKVIGEIDIDSHDSAAFTNADRDFLEEAAQIVGAYIEQHPA